The genomic region ACCGGCGTGCGCGTCAACTTTCGACATTCAGAAATCGAAGGACGCAGATTCGAACCAGAGATCGAGACTGCCGCGTACCGCATCATACAAGAGGCCCTGACCAACGTGGCGCGCCACGCGGGCGTCGAGAAAGCAGAGGTTGTTGTGAGCAGCAGCAACGAACGGCTCCACATCGAGATCGAGGACCGCGGACGCGGGTTTGACGCAGGAGACGCGCGCATCGGCGAGCGTTCAAGCGGACTTGCGGGTATGCGCGAGCGGGCATCGTTGCTGGGGGGCGACTTTGCCATCGAATCCGTGGTCGCTGCCGGAACTCGGTTGAAGGCGACGCTGCCATTGTTCAAAAGCAAGCGGTTGGATCGGCGGAGCACCGTCCCCAGAAGCCGGCCCGGAAAAGTTCGCCGCCGGGCGGGTGAAAATAATTCTACCGAACCTTGAGTTGCGTAGTACCCCGTCCGCGGAGTTTCGCGGTTCGATTACGCGGATGCACGAATGGCGCGTTCCTCCTGGAGGTGGTAAACCGAACCTGGTGATCCGGGCACCCAGGCGGCCAGGGCCGCAGTTTGTTCCTGAAATCTGCTTCCTCGGATGCGGTGATTCCGGTTATGCTCTGGAAACGCGGGCAATGGATCGACCGTCGCGTCCAAGAGTCCGTCATCACAGTCGTTTGTGTTGAGTCCTCGAAGCTTCGACGACATCGCCTATGAAAAAGCGCGGAAAACCAATCACGATACTCATGGCCGACGATGAGGCGGCCGACTGCCTGCTGGTCAGAGCCGCCGTGGAGCGGGCGCGCCTGCACAATGATCTTCGCTTCGTCGAAAACGGCGTTGAGTTGATGGATTATCTGTTTCGGCGTGGCAAATATGTCAAAGTGTCCGATGCGCCAAGACCCGGGCTGATCCTGCTGGATTTGAACATGCCTCGCAAGGACGGGCGCGAAGCGCTGGCGGAAATCAAGGCTGACGTGGATTTGCAGCAAATTCCCGTTGTGGTGCTTACAGCGTCCCGCGCGGACGAGGA from Candidatus Angelobacter sp. harbors:
- a CDS encoding sensor histidine kinase — translated: GMSRRLVELQEAERRYVARELHDEIGQLLTALKMTLPAHSHPNRAGAAGDLKKARGLVDELTSRVRELSMDLRPAMLDDLGLLPALLWHFERYSAATGVRVNFRHSEIEGRRFEPEIETAAYRIIQEALTNVARHAGVEKAEVVVSSSNERLHIEIEDRGRGFDAGDARIGERSSGLAGMRERASLLGGDFAIESVVAAGTRLKATLPLFKSKRLDRRSTVPRSRPGKVRRRAGENNSTEP
- a CDS encoding response regulator; translated protein: MKKRGKPITILMADDEAADCLLVRAAVERARLHNDLRFVENGVELMDYLFRRGKYVKVSDAPRPGLILLDLNMPRKDGREALAEIKADVDLQQIPVVVLTASRADEDFWRAHNLGADMYLVKPVTFETLITVVKSLARYWFEIIEPPPETGVSMSPGATIQFA